Proteins from a genomic interval of Trichoderma breve strain T069 chromosome 2, whole genome shotgun sequence:
- a CDS encoding tRNA synthetases class II (D, K and n) domain-containing protein produces MRSASCMRLARQSAALNSSSRSCGPRAALLTVPWRWAPSRQSTRALSAKPGIRINESSRFVKEEQEEHDVVSPFKRHRQKELQEDQKSESPLYPEAYPRLESSSIRKSVPEFLQESQHDLSNEPVTLSGRIRSKRVVGSSLIFLDITNEFQKVQIMINKSKVASEEESRVHKFRLLKNLIQVGDHISVTGVATRTNTGQLSLEARELPELLSPSMEQVPEKLTDPKTKMQERHVDMLVNRDVVDILRLRAEIMKQIRDHFHSKRFLEFQTPILAENAGGAVARPFVTRATEFRGKDLALRIAPELWLKRLVVGGVDKVFEMGPAFRNEGVDATHNPEFTMCEFYSAYTNLPDLIKETEELIYSLAKHSQELISTQLTTLPPIDLSKFTRPFKQVEFIPALEEAIGIRFPKLTAEDGALPELLAILKLSGIEIPGEVPTSLPKLLDRLAATYLEPMSFTEPILITHHPACMSPLAKSFLCPKTYQLVSARAELFIGGRELANMYEEENNPEEQKRKLAVHRSLVNKPDGTVGFAESAALDTDAETNAEIVEVEEDEWEASPLDQSYVKALDYGLPPTGGWGCGVERLVMLFSGANRISDCLSFGTIRNVVGLSADEKTNEK; encoded by the exons ATGAGGTCCGCCAGCTGCATGAGACTGGCACGCCAGTCCGCTGCGTTGAATAGTAGCTCAAGGTCTTGTGGCCCTAGAGCTGCACTTCTAACTGtgccatggagatgggctcCTAGCAGACAATCGACTCGCGCTCTGTCCGCCAAGCCTGGTATTCGGATTAACGAATCTTCGAGGTTTGTCAAGGAGGAACAGGAGGAGCATGACGTGGTCTCGCCATTCAAGAGACATCGCCAGAAGGAGCTGCAAGAGGACCAAAAGAGCGAGAGTCCGCTATACCCCGAGGCTTATCCTCGATTAGAATCGTCGTCCATTAGGAAGAGCGTCCCTGAGTTCTTGCAGGAATCTCAACATGATCTTTCGAACGAACCCGTCACTTTGTCTGGGCGGATTCGGTCGAAGCGTGTTGTGGGAAGCTCGCTCATCTTCCTCGACATTACCAACGAATTCCAAAAAGTTCAGATCATGATCAACAAGAGCAAAGTTGCGTCAGAGGAAGAGTCGCGTGTTCATAAATTCCGCCTTCTTAAAAACTTGATTCAAGTTGGAGACCATATAT CGGTCACTGGCGTTGCCACTCGTACAAACACCGGACAGCTCTCGCTAGAGGCTCGAGAGCTGCCTGAGCTCCTGTCCCCATCCATGGAGCAGGTCCCCGAGAAGCTCACGGATCCCAAGACCAAAATGCAAGAGCGCCATGTCGATATGTTGGTGAATCGTGATGTCGTCGACATCCTGAGGCTGCGGGCCGAGATCATGAAGCAGATCCGGGATCACTTCCACTCCAAACGATTCCTTGAATTCCAAACACCAATTCTTGCTGAGAATGCCGGTGGCGCGGTCGCCCGGCCGTTTGTGACCCGAGCCACAGAGTTCCGAGGCAAAGATCTTGCGCTCAGAATCGCGCCCGAATTATGGCTGAAGCGCCTTGTCGTCGGAGGTGTAGACAAGGTCTTCGAGATGGGCCCTGCCTTCCGAAACGAAGGTGTCGATGCCACTCACAATCCCGAATTTACAATGTGTGAATTCTACAGTGCCTATACCAATCTGCCCGATCTCATCAAGGAGACGGAGGAGTTGATATATAGCCTTGCAAAACACTCCCAAGAGCTGATATCAACACAGCTTACTACCCTGCCACCTATCGACCTCAGCAAATTCACCAGACCTTTCAAGCAAGTGGAGTTCATCCCTGCTCTGGAGGAAGCCATTGGAATTCGCTTCCCGAAGCTCACCGCGGAAGATGGCGCTCTTCCTGAACTCCTCGCGATCCTGAAGCTTTCAGGGATTGAGATTCCTGGCGAGGTGCCTACGTCTCTACCAAAGCTCCTTGATCGACTCGCCGCGACGTATCTGGAACCCATGTCCTTTACGGAACCTATCCTGATTACGCACCATCCTGCCTGCATGTCGCCCCTCGCAAAGAGCTTCCTTTGCCCAAAGACATATCAACTAGTATCTGCTCGTGCAGAGCTCTTCATCGGCGGCCGGGAGCTTGCCAACATGTACGAAGAGGAGAACAACCCGGAGGAGCAGAAACGAAAACTTGCCGTCCACCGCAGCCTCGTGAACAAACCCGACGGCACTGTAGGATTCGCAGAGTCGGCGGCTTTAGATACTGACGCCGAAACCAACGCAGAGAtcgttgaagttgaagaggatgagtgGGAAGCTTCCCCGCTTGACCAAAGTTATGTCAAGGCCCTCGACTATGGCCTTCCCCCCACTGGTGGTTGGGGATGCGGCGTCGAGCGTCTGGTGATGCTCTTTTCCGGCGCCAACCGCATCAGCGACTGTTTGAGCTTCGGCACGATACGGAATGTTGTTGGGTTGTCGGCTGATGAGAAGACTAATGAGAAATAA
- a CDS encoding DEAD/DEAH box helicase domain-containing protein, with amino-acid sequence MDILKVLSRGTKKSAKSSLSGGSAVGKLPSSGTKTNPQLYHDEVRGHKRKRDVEEPENKIPEVLPEVDFFAPKDVSESKPAKAESKKSKRAASPVVEAAKLLSADECRQLLRSHRLKVTLLYKREEQHKVKKSKKKKAVVEVKKDKKPQLAPQPLESFGQLRSTYNLSRRVAENLSYQGYKIPTEVQMGSMPLLIRPDVALSEEQGLENGVDLLAVAPTGSGKTISFLVPTINNIMRRRAQDKLHGIHELEAIVIVPTRELAYQIVNVGNQLVKGTGLKVVGMRKGMILAAESQDIVDILITTPLLLLNFLTSGSANTQKVLPTVRNLILDEADVLLDPLFREQTLGIWTACSNPDLGLSFWSATMGSNIETLVTERLASRAESLSIPQRPLVRLVVGLKDTAVPNIVHRLIYTASEQGKLLALRQLLRPTSSIDSGPPLRPPFLVFTQTIDRATALQEELKYDIPLEAGGSSRIAALHSGLPDAARAAIMRKFRAGEIWVLITTDVLARGVDFAGVNGVLNYDVPGSSAAYVHRAGRTGRAGREGGIAVTFYTKEDIPFVKTVANVIAESEKQAGKTGDEAGVQKWLLDALPNVGKEDRKKLKERGVESRRSGNKAMITSKSGYERRKEHNRKGAIEGSKKRKMEVDDGEGDAKGKGDGEWGGFDD; translated from the exons ATGGATATCCTCAAGGTCTTGTCGCGCGGCACCAAAAAGAGCGCAAAATCCTCTCTCTCAGGCGGCAGCGCCGTGGGCAAACTCCCGTCCTCGGGGACAAAGACGAATCCGCAGCTCTACCACGACGAAGTTCGCGGCCACAAGCGAAAGCGCGATGTCGAAGAGCCCGAGAACAAGATCCCCGAGGTGCTGCCGGAAGTCGACTTCTTTGCGCCCAAGGATGTGTCCGAGTCGAAACCTGCAAAGGCCGAGTCGAAAAAGAGCAAGCGAGCGGCGAGTCCCGTCGTTGAGGCGGCCAAGTTGCTGAGTGCGGACGAGTGTCGCCAATTGCTGCGATCGCATCGACTCAAGGTCACGCTGCTGTATAAGCGAGAGGAGCAACACAAGGTCAAGaagtccaagaagaagaaggctgttgttgaggtcaagaaggacaagaagccgCAGCTGGCTCCGCAGCCATTGGAGTCTTTCGGCCAGCTGCGAAGCACATACAACCTCTCTCGACGGGTGGCTGAGAACCTGTCGTACCAGGGCTATAAAATACCGACAGAGGTGCAGATGGGAAGCATGCCGTTGCTCATTCGGCCTGACGTGGCCTTGAGTGAGGAACAGGGACTGGAGAATGGTGTTGATTTGCTGGCTGTTGCGCCAACTGGAAGTGGAAAGACGATTAGCTTTCTTGTGCCAACaatcaacaacatcatgaggaggagagcgcAGGACAAGTTACATGGTATCCATGAGCTCGAAGCTATTGTCATTGTGCCGACCCGAGAGCTTGCTTACCAGATTGTCAATGTTGGCAACCAGTTGGTGAAGGGAACCGGACTCAAGGTGGTCGGCATGAGAAAGGGCATGATTCTTGCTGCTGAGAGCCAAGATATTG TGGACATTTTGATTACAACacctcttctgctgctcaaCTTCCTGACGTCTGGGTCAGCAAACACTCAAAAGGTCTTACCCACCGTCCGAAACCTCATACTGGACGAAGCCGATGTGCTCCTCGACCCGTTGTTCCGCGAACAAACTCTTGGTATCTGGACGGCCTGCAGCAATCCAGATCTTGGCCTTTCATTCTGGTCCGCAACCATGGGCTCCAACATCGAGACGCTGGTTACAGAGAGGCTGGCTTCCCGGGCCGAGTCTCTGAGCATTCCCCAAAGGCCACTGGTTCGCTTGGTTGTTGGTCTAAAGGATACGGCCGTGCCCAATATTGTGCATAGGCTGATTTACACTGCGAGCGAACAGGGAAAGCTTCTCGCTCTGCGGCAGCTCTTGCGGCCTACTTCGAGCATTGACTCAGGACCGCCATTGCGGCCACCTTTCCTCGTGTTTACCCAGACCATTGATCGAGCCACTGCGCTGCAAGAGGAGCTCAAGTATGATATCCCGCTTGAGGCAGGCGGTTCATCTAGAATAGCCGCCTTACACAGTGGTCTTCCGGATGCGGCCCGAGCAGCCATCATGCGCAAGTTCCGGGCTGGTGAGATTTGGGTTCTCATCACGACTGATGTGCTGGCCCGAGGTGTCGATTTCGCTGGCGTCAACGGAGTCTTGAACTACGATGTGCCTGGATCGAGTGCCGCCTACGTGCACCGTGCAGGAAGGACAGGGCGAGCTGGTCGAGAGGGCGGTATAGCAGTCACGTTTTATACCAAAGAGGATATCCCCTTTGTCAAGACAGTGGCCAATGTCATTGCTGAGAGTGAAAAGCAGGCCGGCAAGACAGGGGACGAGGCGGGGGTGCAGAAATGGCTGCTTGATGCGCTGCCGAACGTGGGCAAGGAGGAtaggaagaagctcaaggagagAGGTGTTGAGTCTAGGAGGAGCGGAAACAAGGCTATGATTACGTCCAAGAGCGGATATGAGAGGCGAAAGGAGCATAATAGGAAGGGTGCTATTGAGGggagcaagaagaggaagatggaggttgatgatggcgaaggtgatgccaagggcaagggagaTGGTGAATGGGGTGGATTTGACGATTAG
- a CDS encoding PIG-P domain-containing protein: MSGTDEDGFDGEYISDNQSSGSSDQESPPPPLSQNYFAPPFYGRPPTPLPPSPSLTSLLRPSRPTTPDASDDDIAPVPRTAPRVPTYEYYGFVLYLFSSLIFLMYLLWSYLPSPFLHALGIYYYPDRWWALAVPAFLVMTLVYIYVALAAYNLEILTVPMTSVETIVDGAGKLAVIDSKGRLKGSSKRERKVESNGRLRWREIWNEGTDAVLDIPLAGVCEVLYGEGRELSDSDEGI; the protein is encoded by the coding sequence ATGTCTGGCACCGACGAAGACGGGTTCGATGGCGAGTACATCTCAGACAACCAATCCTCGGGCTCTTCAGACCAGgaatcgccgccgccgccgctctcgcaGAACTACTTTGCGCCTCCATTCTACGGCCGACCACCCACGCCtctgcctccatctccatctctaaCCTCGCTGCTACGGCCCTCTCGTCCGACGACTCCCGATGCATCGGACGACGACATCGCGCCCGTCCCGCGCACGGCGCCCAGGGTGCCgacatacgagtactacgGCTTCGTGCTGTACCTGTTCAgcagcctcatcttcctcatgTATCTCCTCTGGAGCTACCTCCCGTCGCCGTTCCTGCACGCGCTGGGCATATACTACTATCCGGACCGCTGGTGGGCGCTGGCCGTGCCCGCGTTCCTGGTCATGACGCTGGTCTACATCTACGTGGCGCTGGCGGCGTATAATCTGGAGATCCTGACGGTGCCTATGACGAGCGTGGAGACGATTGTGGACGGGGCGGGCAAGCTGGCGGTGATTGATTCCAAGGGGAGGCTCAAGGGGAGTAGtaagagggagaggaaggtCGAGAGCAATGggaggctgagatggagggagaTTTGGAACGAGGGGACGGATGCGGTGCTGGATATTCCGCTGGCGGGAGTGTGTGAGGTGTTGTatggggaggggagggagcTATCTGACAGTGATGAGGGAATTTGA